The Thalassotalea nanhaiensis genome has a window encoding:
- a CDS encoding L,D-transpeptidase family protein, with product MKASKFKYPLIVLMVVFVYVFASEFINKDKCLDSGGSWNSALQICETESFSSVNLVKVDKSEAKMMLFSDGKLVREYDVVFGANPQGHKQQEGDEKTPEGTYSLDYKKEDSSFYRAMHIDYPNNIDTANANKRGVSAGGFIMIHGQRNYLGWLSAIMQNFNWTDGCIALTNDEMDDFMELVSVGTEIQIEW from the coding sequence ATGAAAGCAAGTAAGTTTAAATATCCATTAATAGTTTTGATGGTTGTTTTTGTGTATGTATTCGCTAGTGAATTTATAAATAAAGATAAGTGTTTAGATTCAGGCGGAAGCTGGAATTCAGCATTACAAATTTGTGAGACAGAGAGTTTTTCATCCGTTAACTTAGTTAAAGTAGATAAGTCTGAAGCTAAGATGATGTTGTTTAGTGATGGAAAATTAGTTAGGGAATATGACGTAGTTTTTGGTGCAAATCCTCAAGGGCATAAACAACAAGAAGGCGATGAAAAAACACCTGAAGGAACATATAGCTTGGACTATAAAAAGGAGGATTCTTCATTTTATAGAGCAATGCATATCGACTACCCGAACAATATAGACACAGCTAATGCAAACAAGCGCGGTGTCTCAGCAGGTGGTTTCATAATGATACATGGACAAAGAAATTATTTGGGGTGGTTATCAGCAATTATGCAAAATTTTAATTGGACTGATGGCTGCATAGCATTGACTAATGACGAGATGGATGATTTCATGGAGTTAGTCAGCGTCGGAACCGAAATTCAAATAGAATGGTAA
- a CDS encoding DUF4279 domain-containing protein, whose translation MAVISKTKLSLRVIGDELIPDEVSNLLGCEPTIERRKGEPFSWNKQLEQHRLAKSGMWRLEAKDKIPGNINEQISELLIQTSSDMDVWRSLSEKYTIDLFCGFFMESCMEGISLSSQSIKDLADRFIEIEFDIYGPDDE comes from the coding sequence ATGGCAGTTATATCAAAAACAAAACTTAGCCTTAGAGTGATTGGTGATGAACTTATCCCTGACGAGGTAAGTAATTTATTAGGTTGTGAACCAACAATTGAAAGACGTAAAGGAGAGCCTTTTTCTTGGAACAAACAACTGGAACAACACCGATTAGCTAAATCAGGAATGTGGCGTTTAGAAGCTAAGGATAAAATTCCTGGCAATATAAACGAGCAAATTTCCGAACTTTTAATTCAAACATCTAGTGACATGGATGTGTGGCGTTCTTTATCTGAAAAATATACTATTGATTTATTCTGTGGCTTTTTTATGGAATCTTGTATGGAAGGTATTAGTTTATCTTCACAATCAATAAAGGACCTCGCCGACAGGTTCATAGAAATCGAATTTGATATATATGGACCTGATGATGAATAA
- a CDS encoding Lcl C-terminal domain-containing protein — MKNLNLSALIGSTLLLTSAASVAQDQHGEAPINQSCMYNIEQSAPLNRYRINSGGATVFDKVTGLTWSRCDLGQSWNDSLGYCEGAKLEVNWLEANQQATNYEAGGLTGWRLPNIKELATLTEDRCSLPAMNTEIFNSGTGYEYYYSSTPYVFDATHKKVMVFSARISEVLAYEKDNTLNVKYVLK, encoded by the coding sequence ATGAAAAATTTAAATTTATCCGCACTAATAGGCAGTACATTACTACTAACAAGTGCCGCATCTGTTGCTCAAGACCAACATGGTGAAGCGCCAATAAATCAAAGTTGTATGTATAACATTGAGCAATCGGCTCCGTTAAATCGCTATAGAATTAACAGTGGTGGTGCCACCGTTTTTGATAAAGTGACAGGGTTAACTTGGTCACGTTGTGATTTAGGTCAAAGCTGGAATGATTCGCTTGGCTATTGCGAAGGCGCAAAGTTAGAAGTTAACTGGCTAGAGGCCAACCAACAAGCAACTAACTATGAAGCTGGAGGATTAACCGGTTGGAGACTGCCAAACATCAAAGAATTGGCGACCCTTACCGAAGATAGATGTTCTCTACCAGCGATGAATACTGAAATATTTAATAGCGGCACTGGCTATGAGTATTATTATAGTTCTACTCCATATGTGTTTGATGCTACTCATAAAAAAGTAATGGTATTTAGCGCTCGTATATCAGAAGTTTTAGCTTACGAAAAAGACAACACGTTGAACGTGAAATATGTACTTAAGTAG
- a CDS encoding IS110 family RNA-guided transposase: MTTKQKPILHIGIDWATKKHDVCIQLPDGSRSFVVVDSSPESVDEWILKLHKQYKGNIHAAVELCRGPIVYALQKYDFITIFPINPAMLAKYRSAFSPSGAKDDPTDAEIALGLMINYPKLITPLKLESEDMRKLAFLVEQRRRFVEDRRRFANRLNNTLKQYYPQPLSWFSHRDTKLFADFILRWPSLQKLRRAHESTVRQFFLEHGGNAVTLLEKRIASIKESTQLTDDKAVIDTHELLSSTLVKQLHTVIKSIKEYDVEIALIFKEMPDADLFKSLPGTGICLAPRLLVAMGENRSRFDTASEIQMYAGIAPVTERSGKKCWVHWRWQCSKFLRQSFIEWADRSIYQSFWAKLYYDQQRAKGGSHQAAVRSLAFKWVRILFRCWKSKTPYSESRYLQALKDRNSPLIANI; the protein is encoded by the coding sequence ATGACTACGAAACAAAAACCAATATTACACATTGGTATTGATTGGGCAACCAAGAAACACGATGTGTGTATTCAGCTACCCGATGGAAGTCGTTCATTCGTTGTTGTTGATAGTTCACCAGAATCTGTCGATGAATGGATTTTAAAGCTACATAAGCAATACAAAGGTAATATTCATGCGGCCGTAGAGCTATGTCGAGGACCGATTGTTTATGCATTACAGAAGTATGATTTCATCACCATATTTCCAATCAATCCTGCCATGCTTGCCAAGTACCGTTCAGCATTTTCGCCAAGTGGTGCTAAAGATGATCCCACGGATGCTGAAATTGCATTGGGTTTAATGATCAATTATCCAAAACTGATCACGCCGTTGAAATTGGAAAGTGAGGATATGCGTAAACTCGCATTCTTAGTCGAACAACGTCGTCGGTTTGTTGAAGATAGGCGGCGGTTTGCTAATCGATTAAATAACACGTTAAAACAGTATTACCCTCAACCACTTAGCTGGTTCAGTCATCGTGATACAAAATTATTTGCTGACTTCATATTACGATGGCCAAGTCTTCAAAAATTACGTCGAGCTCACGAATCAACTGTCCGACAGTTCTTCTTGGAGCACGGTGGTAACGCAGTAACATTGCTAGAAAAACGCATAGCCTCAATCAAAGAGTCAACTCAACTGACAGACGATAAAGCCGTCATTGATACTCATGAACTGCTTAGTTCGACGCTAGTTAAACAGCTTCATACCGTCATTAAATCTATTAAAGAATATGATGTTGAGATAGCACTTATTTTCAAAGAGATGCCCGATGCTGATTTGTTTAAATCGTTACCAGGAACAGGCATATGTTTAGCGCCCAGATTACTGGTCGCTATGGGAGAAAATCGATCTCGTTTTGACACAGCATCAGAGATTCAAATGTACGCAGGTATAGCCCCTGTAACAGAACGAAGTGGCAAAAAATGTTGGGTTCACTGGCGTTGGCAATGTTCAAAATTTCTCAGACAATCATTCATTGAATGGGCGGATAGATCTATATATCAGTCATTCTGGGCGAAACTGTATTACGACCAACAAAGAGCCAAAGGAGGCTCTCATCAAGCCGCTGTTCGGAGTTTAGCTTTCAAATGGGTACGTATATTATTTCGCTGTTGGAAGTCGAAAACGCCTTACTCAGAGAGTAGATATTTGCAGGCTTTGAAAGATAGAAACTCACCATTGATTGCGAATATTTAG
- a CDS encoding Lcl C-terminal domain-containing protein has protein sequence MNNKAFMLCSVLLLSACGGGGGGGGTEKKITQPPTNPPTVSITAVTSAPEQTEVVLTPSISFDSSTLKSALWSQVSGPTVDVVTGENQQASFLAPVVKVQDGEQTLEFSLTVTDNNDLTTTESVAVTVQPINTNPVITTANIEAIAEQSSYTFAVEATDNDGSIASFSWTTENQDVVISDADKVNASFTAPQIETSVVIDFTLTVIDDENGETSKLISVPVNPVVSGMLVGTEFNPVNTNSTPIEERDVVIYDLVSNQILGSTKPNTDGSYSVMLQDSASLLNGIKVSATKDVIIESSETPGEFFTSKETELEAICYSEERHSCNATPISFLVARVLDFKEDISTRSQAKEYLEQALNINLSTDPFLDTANNNGIDINVIQTALLSSELTYTGWANSVLGFIEGSTEDVATMATYFTNIDAARLGVIITSNSATLIENAFDIVDFTATANLFGELPDGNSGIYNYQWELPQGHDITVENDDTTSKLLRVKLPDVEQDTPLTFMVTVTNDDFVASNEITLTVKPVETVDNTIPKIETLKDAIFESNSDIVITASASDGQDFASQLSVSWQQLSGPNVTLESTNNFTLSFKTPEVLAEAEKLVFEITVIDSNFGAATDTVDVYVTKVIELSAFSLNDTGVTDCGNYAFDGGAHNNNVNCLAPVGSEPLPNNQDAHFGRDVDNNDDTDGVAGFNYSKIAADGTVLSNDATEWSCVLDNVTGLMWERKTSAKDIHGIDTVFFYFDTDYSKNGGRPGYILKDPETNEPILDINGKEQANKDECSESEAVCLTTEEFVAETNQENLCGYADWRMPHKTELMSIVNYNAASIPTIDAGYFPFTKSAPYVTSTGIGEQRTVGIYETRKVAMVHFAAGESYYFNKNFIGNSTASRRIAARLVRVDQSQPIHAHGDIIDGKQTFDSVCNGFETKLYPQLPLKDEWSKMYCSNMDATNEACPDNHKGLSGDSTGKCCAYTVETRENQKDRAIWGSGDELEVLDVELGSCCSSEGCRGLSNGSFNLDAMAQ, from the coding sequence ATGAACAATAAAGCATTCATGTTATGTAGCGTCTTGTTACTTTCTGCCTGTGGTGGCGGTGGTGGCGGTGGCGGTACAGAGAAAAAAATAACTCAACCTCCAACAAATCCACCAACGGTTTCTATTACTGCAGTGACTTCTGCACCAGAACAAACTGAAGTGGTGCTAACACCAAGCATTAGTTTTGATAGTTCAACGTTAAAGTCAGCACTATGGTCACAAGTGTCTGGCCCAACCGTTGACGTCGTCACTGGTGAAAATCAACAAGCCAGTTTTTTAGCTCCTGTTGTTAAAGTACAAGATGGTGAGCAAACGTTAGAGTTTTCTTTAACCGTTACCGATAATAATGACTTAACTACAACAGAAAGCGTAGCTGTTACGGTACAGCCGATTAACACTAACCCGGTAATAACAACAGCAAACATTGAAGCCATCGCCGAGCAAAGCTCTTATACTTTTGCAGTAGAAGCTACTGATAATGACGGTAGCATTGCAAGTTTTTCTTGGACAACAGAAAATCAAGACGTTGTTATAAGCGATGCTGACAAAGTGAATGCTAGCTTTACAGCGCCGCAAATAGAAACGTCTGTTGTCATTGATTTTACTTTAACGGTAATCGATGACGAAAACGGTGAAACCTCAAAACTTATTTCGGTTCCAGTAAACCCTGTGGTAAGCGGTATGTTAGTTGGAACTGAGTTTAACCCGGTTAACACTAACTCCACACCGATAGAAGAGCGCGATGTGGTGATATATGACTTGGTGTCAAATCAGATCCTTGGTAGCACTAAACCAAACACTGACGGTAGCTATTCAGTTATGCTGCAAGATAGCGCCTCTTTATTAAATGGCATCAAAGTAAGCGCTACCAAAGACGTTATTATAGAGTCCAGTGAAACTCCAGGTGAATTTTTCACCAGTAAAGAAACTGAGCTTGAAGCAATATGCTATAGCGAAGAGCGACACAGTTGTAATGCTACGCCGATATCTTTTTTAGTAGCTCGAGTACTTGATTTTAAAGAAGACATATCAACTCGTAGTCAAGCCAAAGAATACCTTGAGCAAGCTCTTAATATTAATTTATCAACCGACCCATTTCTTGATACCGCTAATAACAACGGTATTGATATTAATGTTATACAAACAGCATTATTGTCGAGTGAATTAACTTACACAGGTTGGGCAAATAGTGTGTTGGGCTTTATTGAAGGGTCTACAGAAGATGTAGCAACCATGGCAACTTATTTTACAAATATTGATGCGGCACGTTTAGGCGTAATTATTACCTCAAACTCTGCTACTTTAATTGAAAATGCCTTTGATATTGTCGATTTTACCGCAACTGCCAATTTGTTTGGCGAACTTCCCGATGGCAATTCTGGCATTTACAATTACCAATGGGAATTGCCTCAAGGCCATGACATTACCGTAGAAAATGACGACACTACATCAAAGCTGTTACGAGTTAAGTTACCTGATGTTGAACAAGACACGCCTTTAACCTTCATGGTAACAGTTACAAATGACGACTTCGTTGCAAGCAATGAGATCACGTTAACGGTAAAACCTGTTGAAACTGTAGATAACACAATACCAAAAATTGAGACCTTAAAGGATGCGATATTTGAGTCAAATAGCGATATTGTAATAACCGCCAGCGCATCAGATGGCCAAGATTTCGCTTCGCAGCTTAGTGTTAGCTGGCAGCAACTTTCAGGACCAAATGTAACTCTAGAGTCTACAAACAATTTTACGTTAAGCTTTAAAACACCAGAGGTGCTTGCTGAAGCCGAAAAATTAGTTTTTGAGATCACAGTAATAGACTCAAACTTTGGAGCTGCGACAGACACTGTCGATGTTTATGTAACTAAAGTTATTGAGTTATCTGCATTCAGCTTAAATGACACAGGGGTTACTGACTGTGGAAATTATGCATTCGATGGCGGCGCACATAATAACAATGTTAATTGTTTAGCACCCGTAGGCTCTGAGCCATTGCCAAATAATCAAGACGCCCATTTTGGTCGTGATGTTGATAACAATGATGATACGGATGGTGTTGCAGGATTTAACTATTCTAAAATAGCTGCAGATGGCACAGTACTAAGTAATGACGCAACCGAGTGGTCTTGTGTGCTTGATAATGTAACTGGTTTAATGTGGGAACGTAAAACAAGTGCAAAAGATATTCATGGTATTGACACCGTATTCTTCTATTTTGATACCGATTACTCTAAAAATGGTGGTCGACCTGGATACATTTTAAAAGATCCTGAAACAAACGAGCCTATTTTAGACATCAATGGCAAAGAACAGGCCAATAAAGATGAATGTAGTGAAAGTGAAGCTGTTTGTTTAACGACAGAAGAGTTTGTTGCTGAAACTAACCAAGAAAACTTATGTGGTTATGCTGATTGGCGCATGCCTCATAAAACTGAGCTTATGTCTATTGTAAATTATAATGCTGCGAGCATTCCAACAATAGATGCCGGTTATTTTCCATTTACCAAATCAGCGCCTTATGTAACCAGTACTGGCATTGGTGAACAACGTACTGTCGGAATATATGAAACCCGTAAAGTAGCAATGGTTCACTTTGCTGCTGGTGAGTCATACTATTTCAATAAGAATTTTATTGGCAATTCAACAGCATCACGAAGAATAGCAGCAAGACTGGTACGAGTGGATCAAAGTCAACCTATTCATGCTCATGGAGATATTATTGATGGCAAACAAACCTTTGACAGTGTTTGCAATGGTTTTGAAACTAAGCTTTATCCGCAACTGCCTTTAAAAGACGAGTGGTCAAAAATGTATTGTTCTAACATGGATGCCACCAATGAAGCATGTCCTGATAATCATAAAGGCCTAAGTGGCGATTCTACAGGCAAGTGTTGTGCATACACAGTTGAAACCAGAGAAAATCAAAAAGACCGTGCCATTTGGGGAAGTGGTGATGAGTTAGAAGTGCTTGATGTTGAACTAGGCTCTTGTTGTTCTTCTGAAGGTTGTCGTGGACTTTCAAATGGTTCGTTTAACTTAGATGCAATGGCACAATAG